The following are encoded in a window of Panicum virgatum strain AP13 chromosome 5N, P.virgatum_v5, whole genome shotgun sequence genomic DNA:
- the LOC120676171 gene encoding LRR receptor kinase BAK1-like, with protein sequence MASARLTAAALSLLLLLVLALGAARAADEGEARALLALRTALDPTGRLLPSWAPGRDPCGGGFEGVACDARGAVANVSLQGKGLAGTLPPAVAGLRALAGLYLHYNALRGAVPRELAALRGLTDLYLNVNNLSGPIPPELGAMASLQVVQLCYNQLTGSVPTQLGNLTRLTVLALQSNRLTGAIPASLGGLPLLARLDLSFNSLFGSIPVRLAQLPRLVALDVRNNSLTGSVPAELAARLQAGFHYGNNTDLCGAGLPALRPCTPADLIDPDRPQPFSAGIAPQVTAPGGGGGHGRAPSTKALAAVVVVAVALLAATEAGLLALSWRRWRMQRVAGGSPSPPTVAGGRCSTETAAAKASSARKSASSALASLEYSNAWDPLADARGGGGAGLGFSSQDVLAQSLRISTEEVESATRYFSELNLLGRRGKKAGGLAATYRGTLRDGTPVAVKRLGKTCCRQEEAEFLRGLRLLAELRHDNVVALRGFCCSRARGECFLVYDFVPNSSLSQFLDVDADNAAAGHRVLEWSTRISIIKGIARGIEYLHSARPSKPALVHQNISADKVLLDYAYRPLISGCGLHKLLVDDLVFSTLKASAAMGYLAPEYTTVGRFSEKSDVYAFGVIVLQVLAGKRKVAVTTAQLPGDVEELVDGNLRGSYSAAEATKLAEIAVACTGEDPDQRPTMAELLQELGTL encoded by the exons ATGGCCTCCGCgcgcctcaccgccgccgccctctcccttctcctcctcctcgtcctcgccctgggcgcggcgcgcgcggcggacgAGGGCGAGGCGCGCGCGCTGCTGGCGCTGCGCACCGCGCTGGACCCGACGGGCCGCCTACTCCCGTCGTGGGCGCCCGGGCGGGACCCCTGCGGGGGCGGCTTCGAGGGCGTCGCCTGCGACgcgcgcggcgccgtcgccAACGTCTCGCTGCAGGGCAAGGGGCTCGCCGGCACGCTCCCGCCCGCCGTCGCGGGGCTCCGTGCGCTCGCCGGCCTCTACCTCCACTACAACGCGCTCCGGGGCGCCGTCCCGCGGGAGCTCGCCGCGCTCCGGGGCCTCACCGACCTCTACCTCAACGTCAACAACCTCTCCGGGCCCATACCGCCGGAGCTCGGCGCCATGGCGTCCCTGCAAG TGGTGCAGCTCTGCTACAACCAGCTCACCGGGAGCGTCCCCACGCAGCTCGGTAACCTCACCAGGCTCACCGTCCTGGCCCTGCAGTCCAACCGCCTCACCGGCGCCATCCCGGCCAGCCTCGGCGGCCTCCCGCTGCTCGCGCGCCTCGACCTCAGCTTCAACAGCCTCTTCGGCTCCATCCCCGTCAGGCTCGCGCAGCTGCCCCGCCTCGTCGCGCTCGACGTCAGGAACAACTCCCTCACCGGCAGCGTCCCCGCCG AACTGGCGGCCAGGTTGCAGGCCGGCTTCCACTACGGGAACAACACCGACCTGTGCGGCGCCGGGCTGCCCGCGCTCCGCCCGTGCACCCCGGCGGACCTCATCGACCCCGACCGGCCGCAGCCGTTCAGCGCCGGCATCGCGCCGCAGGTCacggcccccggcggcggcggcggccacgggcgcGCGCCTTCGACCAAGGCGCTCGCGGCCGTGGTTGTCGTCGCCGTGGCCCTCCTCGCGGCCACGGAGGCCGGCCTGCTCGCGCTGTCGTGGCGCCGGTGGCGCATGCAGAGGGTCGCGGggggctcgccgtcgccgcccacggtcgccggcggccgctgcaGCACCGAGaccgcggcggcgaaggcgtcgTCGGCCCGCAAGAGCGCGTCGTCGGCGCTGGCTAGCCTCGAGTACTCCAACGCCTGGGACCCGCTCGCcgacgcgcggggcggcggcggcgcggggctcggCTTCTCCTCGCAGGACGTGCTGGCCCAGAGCCTGCGGATCAGCACGGAGGAGGTGGAGTCCGCGACGCGCTACTTCTCGGAGCTCAACCTCCTCGGGCGGCGCGGGAAGAAGGCCGGCGGGCTGGCGGCCACGTACAGGGGCACGCTGCGCGACGGCACCCCCGTCGCCGTGAAGCGGCTGGGCAAGACGTGCTGCCGGCAGGAGGAGGCCGAGTTCCTCCGGGGGCTCAGGCTGCTCGCCGAGCTCCGGCACGACAACGTGGTCGCGCTGCGGGGGTTCTGCTGCTCAAGGGCGCGCGGGGAGTGCTTCCTCGTCTACGACTTCGTGCCCAACAGCAGCCTGTCGCAGTTCCTCGACGTCGACGCcgacaacgccgccgccggccaccgtgtcCTCGAGTGGTCCACGAGGATCTCCATCATCAAGGGCATCGCCAGAG GGATCGAGTACCTGCACAGCGCGAGGCCGAGCAAGCCGGCGCTCGTCCACCAGAACATCTCGGCGGACAAGGTCCTGCTGGACTACGCCTACCGGCCGCTCATCTCCGGGTGCGGCCTGCACAAGCTCCTCGTCGACGACCTCGTCTTCTCGACGCTCAAGGCCAGCGCCGCCATGGGGTACCTCGCGCCCGAGTACACCACCGTGGGCCGGTTCTCGGAGAAGAGCGACGTCTACGCGTTCGGCGTCATCGTGCTCCAggtgctcgccggcaagaggaAGGTGGCGGTGACGACGGCTCAGCTGCCTGGCGACGTCGAGGAGCTCGTCGACGGCAACCTGCGGGGGAGCTACTCGGCGGCCGAGGCCACCAAGCTGGCGGAGATCGCCGTGGCCTGCACCGGCGAGGACCCGGACCAGAGGCCGACGATGGCCGAGCTGCTCCAAGAACTGGGCACCCTCTGA